From a single Endozoicomonas euniceicola genomic region:
- the cgtA gene encoding Obg family GTPase CgtA, whose product MKFVDEATIWVQAGKGGNGALSFRREKYVAKGGPDGGDGGDGGSVYVEARDDLNTLVDYRYTRRYQAENGASGRGRNCSGKKGEDIILPVPVGTTVVDDDTEEVIGDLMETGQRIMVAHGGWHGLGNTRFKSSVNRAPRQTTPGSEGEARNLRFELKVIADVGLLGMPNAGKSTFIRSVSHAKPKVANYPFTTLVPNLGVVSVEKHRSFVVADIPGLIEGAAEGAGLGIRFLKHLSRCRVLLHLVDVAPFDETDPVETAVAIVKELENFSPALAERERWLVLNKVDLLPEDQREEVCARIVKELNWEGRVYRTAAIAGQGTDLLCQELMTYIEERNQEEAHDDSIAAQEEEHRVKMEAEARSRMREIAEERRQKRLAQKMAQFEDEGDDDDFDDEDDVEVFYAP is encoded by the coding sequence ATGAAGTTTGTCGATGAAGCCACGATCTGGGTTCAGGCAGGTAAGGGCGGTAACGGAGCTTTAAGTTTCCGTCGTGAGAAATATGTTGCCAAGGGTGGCCCTGACGGTGGTGATGGTGGTGACGGCGGCAGCGTTTACGTAGAAGCCAGGGATGATCTGAACACGCTGGTGGACTATCGCTATACCCGTCGCTATCAGGCAGAAAATGGCGCGTCGGGGCGTGGTCGTAATTGTTCCGGTAAAAAAGGCGAAGACATTATTTTGCCCGTGCCGGTGGGTACAACCGTTGTTGATGACGATACTGAAGAGGTGATCGGCGACCTGATGGAAACCGGTCAGCGTATTATGGTGGCACACGGTGGCTGGCACGGTCTGGGTAACACCCGCTTCAAATCCAGTGTTAACCGCGCTCCCCGTCAGACAACGCCGGGTTCCGAAGGTGAAGCCCGTAACCTGCGTTTTGAGCTGAAGGTGATTGCGGATGTGGGTCTGTTGGGTATGCCGAATGCCGGTAAGTCTACCTTTATCCGCTCCGTATCCCATGCCAAGCCCAAAGTAGCGAATTATCCGTTCACCACCCTGGTGCCTAACCTGGGCGTGGTGAGTGTCGAGAAACATCGCAGCTTTGTGGTGGCTGATATTCCGGGTCTGATTGAAGGGGCGGCAGAAGGTGCAGGACTGGGGATTCGTTTCCTGAAACATCTGTCCCGCTGTCGTGTGCTCCTGCATCTTGTTGATGTAGCGCCTTTTGATGAAACTGATCCGGTAGAAACAGCCGTAGCCATTGTTAAGGAGCTGGAAAACTTCAGCCCGGCACTGGCAGAGCGTGAACGCTGGCTGGTGTTGAACAAGGTGGACCTGCTGCCTGAAGATCAGCGTGAAGAAGTGTGCGCCCGCATCGTCAAAGAGCTGAACTGGGAAGGCAGAGTGTACCGGACGGCTGCTATTGCCGGCCAGGGCACCGACCTCCTGTGCCAGGAGCTGATGACGTATATCGAAGAGCGCAATCAGGAAGAGGCCCATGACGACAGTATTGCGGCCCAGGAAGAAGAGCATCGTGTCAAGATGGAAGCCGAAGCCCGCAGTCGTATGCGTGAAATCGCTGAAGAGCGTCGTCAGAAACGTCTGGCCCAGAAAATGGCTCAGTTTGAAGACGAAGGCGATGACGATGATTTTGATGATGAGGACGATGTAGAGGTATTCTACGCACCCTGA
- the rpsT gene encoding 30S ribosomal protein S20, giving the protein MANSPSAKKRARQAENRRVHNASLRSMVRTSIKKVVRAIEARDVELAKTEYAAAVPVIDRMADKGIIHKNKAARHKSRLNAQVKALSA; this is encoded by the coding sequence ATGGCTAACTCTCCATCTGCTAAAAAGCGCGCCCGTCAGGCTGAAAACCGTCGTGTTCACAACGCTTCCCTGCGTTCCATGGTTCGTACTTCCATCAAGAAAGTCGTACGCGCTATCGAAGCCAGGGACGTTGAACTGGCTAAAACTGAATACGCTGCGGCTGTACCTGTTATCGACCGCATGGCCGACAAAGGTATCATCCACAAGAACAAGGCTGCTCGTCATAAGAGCCGTCTGAACGCACAGGTCAAAGCCCTGTCTGCTTAA
- the ribF gene encoding bifunctional riboflavin kinase/FAD synthetase → MQLIRGLHNIRPEHRACVATIGNFDGVHLGHRTILETLRQQAFDLGVRVCVITFEPQPREFFQGHKAPARLTSLREKLSLLDDCGVDQVLCLPFGSKLQNMTPDEFVMDILVQGLDVRYLIVGDDFRYGLNRAGDFFHLRSMGDRHGFEVCDTRTVTHDQNRISSTKVRDLLANADLKGAAHLLGRPFAMFGRVIKGQQLGRTLGFPTANIRVCRNRLPVQGVFAVRGWVESHGSLKSYDGVANLGTRPTIDATTALLEVHLLDFKGDLYGQTLRVEFVEKIRDAQKFESLEALQAAISNDVTTARGILTD, encoded by the coding sequence ATGCAGTTGATCCGCGGATTGCACAATATTAGACCAGAGCACCGGGCCTGTGTCGCAACGATAGGGAATTTTGATGGTGTTCACCTTGGGCATCGCACCATTCTTGAAACCCTGCGACAGCAAGCCTTTGACCTTGGTGTCAGGGTCTGTGTCATTACCTTTGAACCCCAGCCAAGAGAGTTTTTTCAGGGGCATAAAGCACCGGCCAGGCTGACCAGCCTGCGGGAAAAACTGTCGCTGTTGGACGATTGTGGAGTGGATCAGGTCTTGTGCCTGCCTTTTGGCAGCAAACTGCAGAACATGACGCCCGACGAGTTTGTCATGGATATTCTGGTGCAGGGACTGGACGTTCGTTACCTGATTGTGGGCGATGATTTTCGTTACGGGCTGAACCGTGCCGGTGACTTTTTCCACCTTCGGAGCATGGGTGACCGGCATGGTTTTGAGGTGTGTGACACCCGCACGGTAACACACGATCAGAACCGCATTAGCAGTACAAAGGTACGAGATTTATTGGCAAACGCAGACCTGAAAGGTGCAGCGCATCTACTGGGGCGTCCATTTGCTATGTTTGGGCGAGTGATTAAAGGGCAACAGCTGGGACGTACGCTGGGTTTTCCCACTGCGAATATCCGGGTTTGCCGTAATCGCCTGCCAGTACAGGGCGTGTTTGCGGTGCGGGGCTGGGTGGAGAGTCATGGCTCGCTGAAAAGCTATGATGGTGTGGCTAACCTGGGAACACGGCCAACCATTGATGCGACAACTGCCTTGCTGGAAGTTCACCTGCTGGACTTCAAAGGAGACCTGTATGGTCAGACATTGCGGGTTGAGTTTGTCGAAAAAATTCGTGATGCCCAGAAATTTGAATCGCTCGAAGCATTGCAGGCAGCCATCAGTAATGATGTGACCACTGCCCGTGGTATTTTGACTGATTAA
- the rpmA gene encoding 50S ribosomal protein L27: MAHKKAGGSTRNGRDSESKRLGVKRFGGQAVIAGNILVRQRGTRFHAGENVGIGKDHTLFAKADGKVVFEVKGPQKRKYVRIEAA, translated from the coding sequence ATGGCTCACAAAAAAGCTGGCGGTTCTACCCGCAACGGTCGCGATTCAGAAAGTAAACGCCTTGGTGTCAAGCGCTTTGGTGGTCAGGCAGTAATCGCAGGTAACATCCTGGTTCGTCAGCGTGGCACTCGTTTCCACGCTGGTGAAAACGTTGGTATTGGCAAGGATCACACCCTGTTCGCCAAGGCTGACGGCAAGGTAGTATTTGAGGTTAAAGGTCCTCAGAAGCGTAAGTACGTTCGTATCGAAGCTGCTTAA
- the murJ gene encoding murein biosynthesis integral membrane protein MurJ: MSEQPSDNDENTHTGVKEPRSHSLLRSSLVVGVMTMMSRVLGLFRDVVVAGYFGSSMAADAFFVAFKIPNFLRRLFAEGAFSQAFVPVLSEYRTTRPFDEVRILVSRVSGTLAGTLLMVTILCMLGAPVLIRLFAPGFMDEPEKLALAGSMLRITFPYLLLISLTALAGGILNSFNRFAVPAFTPVLLNLSLIGSTLLLTPYFAEPVMALAWGVVIAGVSQLLLQLPFLMQIRLLPLPRWDRQHEGVRRIMKLMIPALFGVSVSQINLLLDTVLASFLQTGSVSWLYYSDRLSELPLGVFGIAIATVILPSLSRKHADDSKGQFSKTLDWAIRLVLLIGIPAGVALFILAEPLIATLFHYGEMQDRDVLMAGMSLQAYSLGLVAFMLIKVLAPGYFARQDTKTPVQIAVKAMVANMVFNLMLVFWLQHVGLALATTISAFMNAGLLFLGLKKAGVFKPQAGWWLYAGRLLFANAVMAAVLLMMDGEVQQWLDWSMWQRVGQMSFTVAAGLAAYGFSLLLSGIRPSQFRH; the protein is encoded by the coding sequence ATGTCTGAACAACCCTCTGATAACGATGAAAACACCCATACGGGTGTAAAAGAGCCACGCTCCCACAGTTTGCTCAGGTCCAGCCTGGTGGTGGGCGTTATGACCATGATGTCCCGGGTACTGGGCCTGTTTCGTGACGTGGTAGTGGCTGGCTATTTTGGCTCGTCCATGGCCGCGGACGCTTTTTTTGTAGCGTTCAAAATCCCAAATTTCCTCAGACGACTGTTTGCCGAAGGCGCTTTTTCCCAGGCCTTTGTGCCGGTTCTGTCGGAATATCGCACCACCAGACCTTTTGATGAAGTTCGCATTCTGGTCAGCCGTGTGAGTGGAACGCTGGCTGGCACACTGCTGATGGTCACCATTCTGTGTATGCTGGGTGCGCCCGTGTTGATTCGGCTGTTTGCGCCGGGCTTTATGGATGAGCCGGAAAAGCTGGCGCTGGCTGGCAGTATGCTGCGTATCACCTTTCCCTATTTGTTGTTGATTTCGCTGACGGCACTGGCTGGCGGTATTCTTAACAGTTTCAACCGTTTTGCCGTACCCGCCTTTACGCCGGTTTTGCTGAACCTAAGCCTTATCGGTTCAACCCTGCTGCTGACCCCTTATTTTGCAGAGCCGGTAATGGCGCTGGCGTGGGGTGTGGTCATTGCGGGGGTCTCCCAGCTGCTGTTGCAGCTGCCGTTTCTGATGCAGATTCGTTTGTTGCCTTTGCCACGCTGGGATCGACAGCATGAAGGGGTGCGGCGCATCATGAAACTGATGATTCCGGCTCTGTTCGGTGTGTCGGTCAGTCAGATCAACCTGTTGCTGGATACGGTGCTGGCTTCGTTTCTGCAAACCGGTAGTGTCTCCTGGCTCTACTATTCCGATCGACTGTCAGAACTGCCCCTGGGCGTGTTTGGTATCGCCATTGCGACGGTGATTCTGCCCAGCCTGTCCCGTAAACACGCTGATGACTCAAAAGGTCAGTTTTCCAAAACCCTGGACTGGGCTATCCGCCTGGTGCTGCTGATTGGTATTCCTGCCGGCGTCGCACTGTTTATTCTGGCTGAACCGCTGATTGCGACCCTGTTTCATTACGGCGAAATGCAGGATCGGGACGTGCTGATGGCGGGTATGAGCCTGCAGGCTTATTCCCTGGGGCTGGTGGCCTTTATGTTGATCAAGGTGCTGGCACCGGGTTACTTTGCCCGTCAGGACACTAAGACTCCGGTACAGATTGCTGTTAAGGCCATGGTGGCGAATATGGTGTTTAACCTGATGCTGGTGTTCTGGTTGCAGCATGTGGGTCTGGCATTAGCGACGACCATATCGGCCTTTATGAATGCGGGTCTGCTGTTCCTGGGGCTGAAGAAAGCAGGGGTATTTAAACCGCAGGCAGGCTGGTGGCTTTATGCTGGCCGTCTGTTGTTTGCCAATGCGGTGATGGCGGCTGTTTTGCTGATGATGGACGGTGAGGTTCAGCAATGGCTGGACTGGTCAATGTGGCAGCGTGTAGGTCAGATGTCGTTTACCGTTGCGGCAGGTCTGGCTGCTTATGGTTTCAGTTTGCTGCTGTCTGGTATTCGTCCGTCCCAGTTCCGACATTGA
- the proB gene encoding glutamate 5-kinase, with protein MSERGRLSSAKRWVIKIGSALLTDEGRGLDVTRIDNWVTQMCRLRRQGVEIVLVSSGAVAAGMEKLGLDERPSALNELQAAAAVGQARLVQIWEESFQKHGFQPAQVLLTHADHSNRQRYLNARSTLNTLLDMGVVPVVNENDTVATEEVRFGDNDTLGALVANLVEADMLVLMTDQDGLFTADPRKDPGATLVDNVRAKDKQLDAMAGGGSGRLGRGGMQTKLRAARQAAASGAATVIVGGRIESVIERLYDEEALGTLLLPDHERLAARKQWLQGHMQTSGELVLDAGAVDVLLSKGKSLLPVGVREVRGSFLRGEMVTCVDESGREVARGLTNYGDEDARKIIGKSSELIGGLLGYSGEPELLHRNNMVLAG; from the coding sequence ATGAGTGAGCGAGGCAGGTTGAGTTCAGCAAAGCGCTGGGTGATAAAAATTGGCAGTGCTTTGTTGACCGACGAAGGTCGTGGTCTTGACGTGACGCGTATCGATAACTGGGTAACCCAGATGTGTCGTTTGCGACGTCAGGGGGTAGAGATTGTTCTGGTTTCATCCGGTGCCGTGGCGGCAGGAATGGAAAAGCTGGGGCTGGATGAACGACCGTCTGCCTTGAATGAGCTTCAGGCCGCGGCAGCGGTGGGGCAGGCAAGACTGGTGCAAATCTGGGAAGAAAGCTTTCAGAAACATGGCTTTCAGCCGGCGCAGGTATTGCTGACCCACGCTGATCACAGTAATCGTCAGCGCTATTTAAATGCCCGCAGTACGCTGAATACTCTGCTCGATATGGGCGTCGTGCCGGTGGTCAATGAAAACGATACGGTAGCGACTGAAGAAGTGCGTTTTGGCGACAATGATACGCTGGGTGCGCTGGTGGCTAATCTGGTTGAGGCGGATATGCTGGTGCTGATGACGGATCAGGATGGCCTGTTTACAGCTGACCCGCGTAAAGACCCCGGCGCAACGCTCGTCGATAACGTCCGTGCGAAGGATAAACAGCTGGATGCCATGGCAGGCGGAGGCAGTGGCCGACTGGGACGAGGTGGTATGCAGACCAAATTGCGTGCCGCCCGGCAGGCTGCGGCTTCCGGTGCGGCCACCGTGATTGTGGGTGGGCGGATAGAGTCGGTCATTGAACGGCTCTATGATGAAGAAGCGTTGGGAACGCTGCTGTTGCCGGACCATGAGCGCCTGGCAGCCCGCAAGCAATGGTTGCAGGGGCATATGCAAACCTCTGGTGAGCTGGTTCTGGATGCCGGGGCTGTGGATGTTCTGTTGTCAAAGGGCAAAAGTCTCTTGCCGGTAGGCGTGCGTGAAGTCCGGGGCTCATTTCTTCGGGGTGAGATGGTGACCTGTGTTGATGAGTCCGGTCGTGAAGTAGCGCGAGGGCTGACCAATTATGGTGATGAGGATGCCCGTAAAATCATTGGCAAATCCAGCGAGCTGATTGGTGGCTTGCTGGGTTACTCCGGTGAGCCTGAACTGTTGCACAGGAATAATATGGTGCTGGCCGGTTAA
- the rplU gene encoding 50S ribosomal protein L21, producing the protein MYAVIKTGGKQYRVAEGTTLKVEKLDVAAGENVEITDVLLIANGEELKVGAPVIEGARVTAEVVAHGRGPKIKIIKFKRRKHHRKQMGHRQWFTELKIASIAG; encoded by the coding sequence ATGTACGCTGTTATCAAGACCGGCGGCAAGCAGTATCGCGTTGCTGAAGGTACCACCCTTAAAGTAGAAAAGCTGGACGTAGCCGCTGGTGAGAACGTTGAAATTACTGACGTTCTGCTGATCGCTAACGGTGAAGAGCTGAAAGTTGGCGCGCCAGTGATCGAAGGTGCCAGGGTGACTGCTGAAGTCGTTGCTCACGGTCGTGGTCCTAAGATCAAGATCATCAAGTTCAAGCGTCGTAAGCACCACCGCAAGCAGATGGGCCACCGTCAGTGGTTCACTGAGCTGAAGATCGCCAGCATCGCTGGTTAA
- a CDS encoding glycoside hydrolase family 19 protein, with the protein MKNKYRSTLRTIFKALCLYVFSAPLVYALSPEYSLSEKQKYRQVYNFMILYVHKETERLSQPLLTETFSPGSGNMQFSKAEEPDNPEISKIRSLVTKGLSQFFKDRITQTQSPDEPGQKRILPPDQLNLAQLNEVAEREAKHDNYFNRLMREVTTKYKDKQEEIRHLNAVSKAKAGKPHVLDKNKVLEQRDAIIKTAEADNPMFGEARRDQRTLDNESVEAICPNGANNPENVKRVERILPSEKWDFIFPKRLKEYTYENFLKGIGKYPALCQTYADDKDSDAICTRALVTMFAHFTQETGAHIPGGEYPEWRQGLAYLREIGWTEKSENGYGICAPDLWQGKAYPCGKFPNGQYKSYFGRGAKQLSYNYNYGPFSISIYNNVRTLLNSPERVADTWLNLASAAFFYIFPAPPKPNMLSVMDGRWMPNQFDLESERSPGFGVTTMIINGGVECGGPVENAQSLNRIEYYKKIAEYLGLPIPKDEKLGCANMRQFDANSSAAINIYWDQDYTWNPNNKDGLSYRCKLVSYQTAYNAFIEGDYIKCLIDKFNVVIKDDSGIIPPRAYAGGDLNVMAPESGLRAVKLDGRASKAYGDNKITHWEWTEIGTGRRLDLTNQNNDVATVNVMPADTSQVYQFQLEITDNKGAKGIDTMSLMIDPYSCGTPISIELSSENKVASQKELQVTAMFSDPDIVGKVPHYQWSSSRQITLKPSEDNTFVSFTAPATKIAFDVSVSLVVTDNEGNQGSASKIIEVVPSSEGHYPAWKEGTHYHGGSRVSLDGQDYECRPFPFSGWCGQSAYHYQPGKGSHWRDAWIKIAKED; encoded by the coding sequence ATGAAGAACAAGTACCGCTCCACCCTGCGCACTATTTTCAAGGCTCTGTGCCTGTACGTATTTTCAGCCCCCTTGGTTTATGCCCTTTCACCTGAATACTCATTGTCGGAAAAACAGAAATATCGACAAGTCTACAACTTCATGATCCTTTACGTACATAAGGAGACCGAGCGGCTAAGCCAACCCTTACTAACTGAAACTTTTTCACCCGGCAGCGGCAATATGCAGTTTTCAAAAGCCGAGGAACCTGATAATCCTGAGATCAGCAAAATCAGATCCTTAGTCACGAAAGGTCTGAGTCAATTTTTCAAAGACCGGATTACCCAGACACAGTCTCCGGATGAACCTGGTCAAAAAAGGATTTTGCCCCCGGACCAATTAAACCTTGCACAGTTAAACGAAGTAGCAGAAAGAGAAGCAAAACATGACAACTACTTCAACAGACTGATGCGAGAAGTCACTACCAAATACAAAGACAAGCAAGAAGAAATCAGACACCTCAACGCTGTTTCAAAAGCAAAAGCAGGCAAACCTCATGTGCTGGACAAAAATAAGGTTCTTGAACAGAGGGATGCCATTATTAAGACAGCTGAAGCTGACAACCCAATGTTCGGCGAAGCCAGGCGTGACCAACGAACTCTGGATAATGAGTCTGTAGAAGCAATATGTCCGAATGGCGCTAACAATCCTGAAAATGTTAAGCGCGTAGAAAGAATCCTTCCATCCGAAAAATGGGATTTTATATTTCCCAAGAGGCTAAAAGAGTACACCTATGAGAACTTCCTGAAAGGTATTGGCAAATATCCGGCATTATGTCAAACCTACGCAGACGACAAAGATTCCGATGCAATTTGCACCAGAGCCCTGGTCACCATGTTTGCACATTTCACTCAGGAAACCGGTGCCCATATTCCAGGCGGAGAATATCCGGAATGGCGGCAGGGGCTGGCATACCTGAGAGAGATAGGCTGGACAGAAAAGTCCGAGAATGGCTACGGCATCTGCGCCCCTGATTTATGGCAGGGCAAAGCCTACCCTTGCGGCAAATTTCCGAATGGGCAGTACAAAAGCTACTTTGGGCGCGGCGCCAAACAGCTGAGTTATAACTACAACTATGGGCCATTCTCCATTTCCATCTACAACAATGTCCGCACACTGTTGAACTCGCCGGAAAGAGTGGCTGACACCTGGTTAAATCTGGCCAGCGCCGCCTTTTTTTACATCTTCCCAGCCCCCCCCAAGCCTAATATGCTCAGCGTGATGGACGGAAGATGGATGCCCAATCAATTTGACCTGGAAAGCGAGCGTAGCCCCGGCTTTGGCGTCACCACTATGATCATCAATGGCGGCGTAGAATGCGGTGGTCCGGTTGAAAATGCACAGTCCCTAAACAGAATCGAATACTATAAAAAAATTGCTGAATATCTGGGATTGCCCATACCAAAAGACGAAAAACTAGGCTGCGCCAACATGAGGCAATTTGACGCTAACAGCTCAGCCGCTATCAATATCTACTGGGATCAGGACTATACATGGAACCCTAATAACAAGGACGGCCTTTCCTATCGTTGCAAGCTGGTCAGCTATCAAACCGCTTACAATGCTTTCATCGAAGGTGACTACATCAAGTGCCTGATCGACAAATTCAATGTTGTTATCAAAGATGATAGCGGCATTATACCGCCCAGAGCCTATGCCGGAGGTGACCTGAATGTCATGGCACCGGAAAGTGGACTTCGCGCTGTAAAACTTGACGGCAGAGCGTCAAAAGCCTACGGCGATAATAAAATCACCCACTGGGAATGGACAGAGATTGGGACAGGCCGCAGGCTCGACCTCACTAACCAAAACAACGACGTAGCCACGGTAAACGTCATGCCCGCTGATACCTCTCAGGTATATCAGTTCCAGCTGGAAATTACAGACAACAAAGGTGCCAAGGGTATTGACACCATGAGCCTTATGATTGATCCCTACTCATGTGGAACTCCCATTAGTATTGAACTGAGTAGCGAGAACAAAGTAGCTTCGCAGAAAGAATTGCAAGTTACAGCCATGTTCAGTGACCCTGACATCGTTGGCAAAGTCCCCCACTACCAGTGGAGTTCATCAAGGCAGATCACCCTGAAACCTTCAGAAGACAATACGTTTGTTTCATTCACTGCACCTGCCACAAAAATTGCTTTCGATGTCAGTGTTTCACTGGTCGTGACGGATAACGAAGGTAACCAGGGCAGTGCATCAAAAATTATTGAGGTGGTTCCATCATCAGAAGGTCACTACCCAGCCTGGAAAGAAGGCACTCATTATCATGGAGGATCAAGGGTTTCCCTTGATGGTCAAGACTATGAATGCAGGCCCTTCCCATTCAGTGGCTGGTGTGGCCAAAGCGCCTACCATTATCAGCCCGGAAAAGGCAGTCACTGGCGGGATGCATGGATAAAAATTGCTAAAGAAGACTAG